In Thermococcus chitonophagus, the genomic stretch AGTAGAGAGGGTATCAGAAAACCAGAAATCCTTGAAAAGGTCCAATATTTGCTAAGAAAAATGGTTCCAGAAAAAGTGTTAAGGTATGATGTCCATTTTGTTGGAAGTGATACTCCCATTACCATTACTGCCGAAGAGCTTGGCAAGATTGCAGATTTAGAGGAACTTTTCATAGAGTACTTTAGGGATGAAACCTTGGGTCATTTAGCATTCGAACTTTACAAATCCCTTCAATATGGAGACGTTGAGGGAGGAATAGAGATTTGTAAGGAATACTTGGAGGGAAGGAAATGATACTAAAGAGGATTACTATGAAGAATTTCCTCTCACATAAGGACACAAAAATCGATTTTCCTCTTGGTGTTACAGTCTTCATAGGGCCTAATGGCGCTGGAAAAACATCAATAATAGATGCTATTTTTGTAGCACTCTTTAATACACCGCCACGTGGAGATAAGTTTGATGATATTATCTACAGGGGAGAAAGAGAAGCGAAAATAGAACTAGAATTTGAAGAAGGCGGAATCCCATACAAAATTGTTTGGAGAAGAAAAAAGGGAAGGAGTTCCCCAACTTATGAACTTTATCGGCTTGATAGGAACATGCTTATTGCACATGGGGTAAAAGCAGTTAAAAAAGAAGTTGAAAATATTATCGGTATCGAAAAAGACTCGGCTGTTAACTCAATACTCATAAGACAGGGGGAGATAACGTCTTTACTAGACCAAGCGCCAGCAAAAAGGAAAGAAATCATCGGAAAACTGCTTGGGTTAGATCGACTCGAAACTGCTTGGAAAACTATGAATGAGGTAATAAACTATTTCAAAGAGGAACTTAGAGAATATGAGGAATATGAATTCGAGTATTCTTACAAAACTAAGGAACTCCAACAAAAAACTGAAGAACTTCAAAGGCTATCTCGTGAAATAGAAACTTTAAAGAAACAGATTGTTACTCTCGAAGAAAAGCTGGAGAATATGCAACAGATTAAAGATAGCCTAGAGAACAAGAAAAAGAGGTATGAAGAATTAACTAAAGATATTGTAATACTTCAGGTAAAGATTAAACAAACTAAGGAGAAAGTTGAAAAACTTAAAAGTGAGCTTGCAGAAGCAGAAAAGGCTAAAGAACTAGCTGAAAAGCTTGAAAGTGAAGTTAAGAAATTGAGTCTTCTTGAGCAATTAAAGGATATTTTAGCTAAACTTGATTCACTAAATCAACAAAAAGAAGCTTTAGAAAGAGAACTGGATAAAATAAATCGTCTAGAGCAGGAAATAAGAGATACAGAAGACAAATATCGCCAATATGTGGAGATTGAGGAAAAGATTAAAGAAATAGAAGATGAGGTTTCTATCTTACAGCCTAAACGTCAAGATAAAGTTCAGATTGAAGAAACCATAAAACGAGTGGAGGATCAGATTAAAGCCCTTAATGAAGAGTTTCAGCAAGTATTAACTGAACTAAATAAGTACAAGATAGAGCTTTCAGCAATACCAAAGGAATATGAAGCAAAAACTCCAGCAGAAATAGATAGTGAAATTGCTGGCGAAAAGGCCAAGATTGAACAATTGAAGAAAGAAATAGAACGTCAAATTAGAGAATTAGAAAAAGCTAAAAGTGCTAAAGAAGAAGCAGAAAAACTAAAGCCTTTAGTAGATTTATTGGAAAAGCTTAAACAGCTTTGGGAAATTCGTTCTAAAATAGATTCCCTTTCAAAAGATTTAGAGCACTTAAACAGAATTTTACAAGATATCAATGAGAAAAAAAGCGAACTTGAAAAGAGTAGAGATGGATATGAGGAATACCTCTTGCTGGAAAAGGAAATCGAGAGCCTAGAGAAGCAGAAGTCTGAGCTATTGTCCTATCGTTCTGAAGTTCAGAAACTACAAGCTATGATAGATGAAAAGAAGAAACAGCTACAAATTCTTCAAGGAGACGCTAACAAATTGGAAGCTGAAATCAAAATGTACCTCAATGAAATCACTCCAGAAGCTAAACAACAGAAGATTACTGAAATTCAACAGCAAATTAAACAACTAAAAGGTGAATTATTGCAAAAAAGGAACAAAATTGCTGAATTTAAGAGCAGAATAAAGGAAATAGAGGAGTATCTAAACATTCTTGGAGATGCCAATGAATGTCCTGTATGTCATCAAAAGTTAACCCCTGAACACCGCCAAAAAGTTAAGGATGAATTCTCAGCAGAAAAAGCTGAAAAAGAAAAAATGATTCAGCAACTAGAATCTGAAACACTAACATTGGAAGAAGAAATTGAAAAACTTGAAGACCTTTTGATTACAATTGAGAAGCTTGATGTTAAGAGATACTTGGAGTACCAAAAGAAGATTCAAGAGATATCAACAGAACTCAAGAAGCTTGAGGAGAAACTTTCCCAAGCAGAGGAAAAAGTCAATATGCTCAAGCACCTTGAAGAAGTACTTCTGCAAAAACTTCAACGCAAAAAGGAAGTTGAACCTGATTATTGGGGTTATCTAAGTGCAGAAGAAGAACTAAAATCACTGTTGAAGAAGTATCCAGAAGAAAAAATAAAGGAACAATACAAGGGCATTGAGGAAGAGCTTGCAGAATATCATCAAAAGGAATCAGCACTTATTGAGGCCATAGGACAGTTGCCGGAGAACCTTGAAAGTGAGATTAAAGCTCTTGAAGAAAAGAAAGAGCAGTTTATTCAGTTAAAGACAAAGGCTCAGCGTATTCCAATTATTGAAGACGATATTTCTAAATTAAAACAAGAAATTCACGAAATAGAAACTTGGAAAATTCCAATGTTATTAGCAATTAAGAAGTTACTTTTAGAAAAAGCACTAAGGGAGTTAAATGAAGACATATCTAGGCTTAATGAGAAACTCAAGTTGATTCTCAAAGATATCGAGCATCTCGAAGAGCTCGAAAGTCAATTGCAAGAACTCAAGAACCAGTTGGAAACTCTAAAAGAGGACTATCAACGATACATAGCAGCTTCTAATGCTTTAAAGCAAGAACGTTCAAAGTCACTAGTCTTGGAAGAACTTGAGGAAATTCATAAAAAAATTTTAGATCTCACAAAGGAGGAAGAAGCTTTAGTTTCTAATATTTGACAATTGCCCGAGAACATAGAGGGCGAAATTAAACGCTTAAAACAAGTGAAAGAGGCATACATTCGTGCTACTGAGAAGAGCAAAGACATAGATTCCATAAAAGAGGAATTGAAAAAAGAAGAATTGGAACTTGAATCATTAATGAAAGAACTTGACTCAAAAAACAAAGAGCTTAAAGACCTTGCATATTCTCAAGAAGAATTTGAAAAGATACAGAAAGAAGTTCAAAATCTTTCAGCAGAGGTTAGTAGATTAAAGGGTACATTATCTGAGAAAATTCAACAAAAGGAGAAACTTGAAACGGAGATTAAAGAATTACTGCATGATATTACTGAGTTGGAGAAACAGCTTCAAAAAATTGAAAAAATCCGGAAGTTCATAGCGGATTTAGAGCGTATTAGGGGTGCATACCACAAAGATGGGGTTCAAAAGCTCCTCCGCAAAAAGATTGCTCCAGTAATATCTGAATTAGCCACAAATTACATTGAGAGTTTCAATATGGACATAACAGACATTTACCTTTCTGAGGACTTTGATATTTCCGTTACTAAAAACTCTGTAGATGTTCCAATATCTCTCCTTAGTGGTGGTGAGAAAGTTGCTGTGGCTCTTTCGTTGAGATTAGCGATTGCGAGGGTTCTCGCAAGAAGGCTTTCAGTGGTAATAATGGATGAACCAACAACGCATTTAGATGAAGAAAGAAGGAGAGATTTAGTAGAAATTCTCGGAAAGTTCTTTAAAGCTGAGAATACAGTGCCACAAATAATTATTGTAACCCACCATAGAGAGCTTGAAGACGTGGCAGATACAGTGTACCTTGTCCAAAAGGTTGACGGAATTTCAAAAGTTATTGAAAGTTCTTCTTTGTAATTTCTAAATTTTTAGGTTTCGCTCTGGATTTCAACATGAATTTTGTTCCGAGTCGTTAACAGCATAACTAAATTTTAAGTTAAATAAACTCCAGTTCCTTATCTAATGGGACAAATATGATTTGCCTCATCTTTAACTGTTACAGTCAAGTTGTGTTATGTAATTTTCTGCATGGTGATGAGTTTGTATTATTAGAAAATATTTTAAACATTAAAATTACATACTTTTTTGGTGATCTAACATGAAAAAAGATGAGACTAAGGTAATTAGACTAACAGAAGACGCATACAATGCTCTTAGTAGACTACGAAAGAAGATTGTCGAACATGGCCAGAGAAGTTACTCCTACTCGGACATAGTGCTTACTGCAACTCTTCTTCTTGACAATGCAGTTGAACGTAATATTGCAAATGTCATGGACATAGTAACCATAGCAAAAGGGTTACGTCTTCAGAAATTAAGGGGAGAACTCCCAAAGAGCACCGATGTTTCTGAAGAGCTTAAAAAACACTTTCCTAACAGTGTTGATCAATTCACAACCCCAGTCAGCAAAATCATCTCATCAATAATTAAGCAACTCATTGAAAATGGTTATCCAGATGCTGCCAGTTATGTGTTATTTTTACACAAGGATAAGCTTTCACCAGAAGAATTTGTTCGACTGAGTGTCAAAACACTTGAAGCGCAAGTGCAAATGAAGATACGTGAAAAAGAACAATCCAGAGAGTAACCGATGACAACTGGTAAATTCCATGAGATTGGTTTGCTCAAGAAAACAAAAGATAATTAAGCCTCTTTACAAAGTACTTCACGAAGCTGGGATGAAAGGTGGGTTGTAACCGATGACAATGTCTCCGAGGAAAACGGTCTGTTTGGGAAATAAAGCCTAAAGAGGGGAGTTTAATGCGAGTAACCGATGATGAGTGTCATCCCTGCTGATTCGGGGTCGATGATGAGGTAAAGTCCCCACCTGAGGTGTTCCCAATGATATTTGGAATATTCAGGAAAAAGAAGAAAGTTTATGGACCTCCCGTATATCTAAGCGAGCCTACGATTTTGTACCACACGAGAACTGAGAAGGTTATACTTGAAATTATAGAGGAGAAACTTGGCTCAACCAACGTCATTCTGCCCTCAGATTATGGTATAAAAGATGTAAGCGACAAGATTAGGGATGTAGAGTACGTAGTTGCGGTTGCCATATATGGGAAGTTCTCTTCCTTAGTATGCAAAGAAGTTGAAAAAGCGAAAAGGTTCAACAAGAAAATATACACCCTAGATATCGCAAGCAAAAAGGAGGATTCCATAACCTACTACTTCGAAGAGGGTGTTCCGGAACATATAGAATGGCTTGATCCAGAGGAAACGAAAAAGTTCTTTGACGAGTTCCTGGGGGAGGATTTCATGGGAATAGCATTTAGGGGGTTCTTCTTAGGATACAGAAAAAATAAATGGTAGTCAAGAGCTTGAGCTGAGATACTCATGTATTGCTTTTGCTGCTTTCCTTCCGTCTCCCATAGCCAAGATAACGGTAGCTTCACCTCTAATTGCATCTCCACCAGCGAAAACTCCCGGGATGGAGGTCATTAGGTTCTCATCCACAATTATCCTGCCCCACTTATCAACCTTAAGCCCAGGAACGCTCTGGTAGAATATCTTGTTTGGAGTTTGGCCTATGGCTATTATCGCGGTATCGAACTCCATGGTAACTGTTTCCCCAGTGGGAATTGGCCTTCTCCTTCCACTCTCGTCGGGCTCGCCAAGCTTCATTTTCTCAAGCTCTATGGCCTTGAGGTTGCCGTTTTCGTCTCCAATGAACCTCTTTGGAGAAACTAAGAACATGAAATTTACTCCTTCTTCCTCAGCATGCTTTATTTCTTCCTCTCTCGCAGTCATTTCCTTCCTTGTCCTCCTGTAGAGGATCCAGACCTCCGCCCCTAACCTAAGGGCTGACCTCGCGGCATCCATGGCGGTGTTTCCTCCACCTATCACGGCAACCTTCTTCCCAACCTTTATTGGAGTGTCATATTCGGGGAACTCATAGGCCTTCATCAGGTTGACCCTCGTCAGGAATTCGTTGGCAGAATAGATGCCGTTAAGATTAACCCCAGGCCATGGGAATATTCTCGGTGTTCCTGCACCCGTTCCTATGAATATGGCATCGAACTCCTCTCTTAGCTCTTCAAATGTTATCGTTTTGCCCACGAGAACATTGGTCTCTATCTTAACGCCAAGCTCCTTAAGCTTCGCTAATTCCCTCTCAACTATCTCCTTCGGTAGCCTAAACTCTGGAATTCCGTAAATTAGAACTCCTCCGGGCTTGTGGAGTGCCTCGAATATCGTTACCTCATAGCCCATCTTCGCCAGCTCGGCTGCACATGTCAAGCCAGCAGGCCCAGCACCAATAACAGCAACCTTCTTACCATTTCTCTCTATCTCTCCAACTTGCTCCCTCAAGAGGTTCTCCTCAATTCCGTGTTCTCTTGCGTAATCTGCGACGAACCTTTCGAGTTTTCCTATGTTTACGGCATCTCCAACCTTTCCGACGACACAAACTCCCTCACACTGCTCCTCCTGAGGACAAACCCTACCCGTAATTGCGGGAAGAGAATTACAAGCCCAGATAATTTTTAACGCTTCCCTAACGGCCCTATCAGGATCATCCCTGTACTTCCTTAAGGCTCCGATGAATCCTGGGATGTCTATGTTAACAGGACATCCCTTAATACAGGGTGCATAATTCTTAGGACACTGCAAGCATCTCTCAGCTTCCTTTAAAGCCAATTCCCAAGTGTAGCCAAGATTAACTTCCTTGAAGTCCTTAATCCTCTCCTCAGGTGATCTTTCAGGAGTGGGAACCCTCTCCTTAATAAGCTTAGGCATTCAAATCATCCCCCTTTCTCTCTTCCACTTCTCAAAGCTTATTAACTCCAAATCTCTGTAGTAGGTCAACCTCTTCATTAGCTCGTCCCAATCAACCAGGTGAGCATCGAATTCCGGTCCATCGACACATGCAAACTTTATCTCTCCCCCTACCGTAACCCTACATGCTCCACACATTCCAGTTCCATCTACCATTATTGGATTCAGGCTAGCAACAGTCTTTATCCCGTAAGGTTTTGTGAGCTCCGCGACGGCCTTCATCATAACTACTGGACCGACTGCATGCACTAAGTCAATTTTCCTGCCCTCATCGATTAGCTTCTGGAGAGCGTGAGTTGTGAAACCCTTCATTCCATAGCTCCCGTCGTTTGTCGTTACTATCACCTCATCACTGACCTCTCTTAGTTTCTCCTCCCAGAAAACCAGATCCCTTGTTCTGAAACCTAGGATTGAAATCACGTAGTTACCAGCTTCTTTCATAGCCTTTGCAACTGGGTATATCTCGGCAACTCCAACTCCCCCTCCTACCATCACAACAGTTCCGAACTTGTCTATATGGCTTGGTTTTCCTAAGGGTCCCAGGAAGTCCAAAATGTAATCCCCCTCATTGTACGTGCCCAGCTCATGAGTTGTCTTTCCGACCTCCTGAACAACTATTGTAACTGAACCTTTACTTATGTCAACGTCGGCAATTGTCAAGGGTATTCTTTCACCCTTTTCGTGCAATCTTACGATCACAAACTGCCCTGGTTTGGCATGTTTGGCTACTCTTGGAGCCTCTATCTCAAAGAGATTGATGCCGGGAGCAAGCCGTTCTTTCCGTAAAATTTTGTACACTGGCATCACCTTTTAGAATTTCTATATTAGGTGTAATAAAAATTTCTTTCGGGGTATTCCACCATTTGTTCAAAACCCGGGGTTGTCAAAATGGCGTTTTGGAAACCCTTATCACCCTGTTTTATCAATAGAAAACACTAAGAGGGTGAATATTCATGAGGTACGTTAAGCTTTCTGCTGAAAACTTTTCCCCATTTTTTGAGGCCCTCAAAGAACTTGGCAAAATATATGGTCCAGTGAAACGTAACTCAACGTATACATTTGTACAAGTTGACAATGTTAAAGAGCTAAGCCTAGATTACACGAGAACAATACTCCCTCCCAAGAAGTTCTTCGTAAAACCCAGGGACAAGCTATTCAGACTAAAAAAGGAAAATTGGGAAGATATAAAGGATGGAGAGAGCTTTGTCCTCTTCGGAGTTCACTCATGCGACATCCACGGGCTCAAGATTCTAGATAAAGTCTACCTTGGAGATCCCCCAGACCCATACTACAAGTCGCGAAGGGAGAACGCGTTCATAGTTGGGATAAGCTGCATGCCCGATGAGTACTGCTTCTGCAAGAGCTTAGGCACGGATTTCGCTATGGACGGCTTTGACCTCTTCCTTCACGAGTTGCCAGATGGCTGGCTCGTCAGGGTAGGAAGCGTCAAGGGACATGAAGTAGTATGGGAAAACCAGGAGCTGTTTGAAGAAGTTACAGAGGAAGATCTAAAGCACTTCAAGGAATTCGAAGAGAAGAGAGCTAAGGCGTTCAAGAGGAGCCTAAACAAAGAGGGATTAGCAGATATACTTGATTTAGCTTTCAACAGTCAGGTGTGGAAGAAGTATGCTGAGAAGTGCTTAGGCTGTGGAAACTGCACCCTTGTTTGTCCAACGTGCAGATGCTATGAGGTCTGCGACAACTGGATTAGAGCTTATGAAGCCGTGAGGGAGAGGAGATACGATTCATGCTTCATGCCCACACATGGGTTAGTTGCGGGAGGCCACAACTTCAGGCCTACCCGATTGGACAGATTTAGGCACCGCTACTACTGCAAGAGCTACTTTGATCCTTCTGCAGGCTTCAACTGTGTTGGCTGTGGCAGGTGTGATGAATTCTGTCCGGCGAGAATAGAGCACGTAAGGGTTCTTGAGGAGGTTCGGGAGGGATTGTTATGAACCCGTATCAAAGCTACGATGCCAAGATAATCGAGATTAGAGAGCTCACATCGAGGGAAAAGCTCTTTACCCTCCGCTTCACCGACAGGGAAGTTGAAGAAGGCTTTACCTTCAAGCCCGGACAGTTCGTGATAGTCGACCTGAGGGGCTACGGAGAGTTTCCTATTAGTCTCTGCTCCCCACCAACGAGGAAGCCGATACAGCTCTGCATAAGGAGGGCTGGAAGATTAACTAGGTTCATTCACAAATTTGGGGAAGGAGATTCAGTAGGAATAAGGGGACCTTACGGCAACGGCTTTCCGCTGGAGAAGATGGAGGGAGCAAACCTCATCTTGGTGGCCGGCGGTTTAGGAATGGCCCCATTACGCTCCGTCCTGTGGTACGCAATTGACACTGGCAAATTCGAGAAGATATACCTCTTCTACGGGACGAAGAGCTATGAGGATATACTCTTTAGGGACGAGATAATTTACCTGCTTAAGCACGGAGAAAAGCTCAACTGCCACGTTAAACTCGCTTATGAAGTTGAAACTCCCTCATGCATCTACCTCGAAAAGGGGTTCTCGGAGAAGGTGTGCAAGGGAGTTGTTACGGACTTATTCAGGGGAGAAGAGTTCGACGTTAACAACTCTTATGCATTAATTTGTGGTCCGCCTGTTATGTACAAGTTCGTGATTAGGGAGCTTCTGGATAGAGGACTCTCCCCAGGAAGAATATACATGACCCTCGAGAGGAGGATGAAGTGCGGAATTGGAAAGTGCGGTCATTGTGTCGTTGGAACAAGTGTTTCTATGAAGTACATCTGCAAAGACGGGCCCGTCTTCACTTACTGGGATGCACTCTCAACGAGGGGGTTGATATGATGAAGTTGGCCATTTTCGAGCTTACCGACTGTGGAGGTTGTGCCCTCAACGTACTCTTCCTGTACGATAGGCTATTTGATATCCTCGAGTTCTACGAGATAGTCGAGTTTCACATGGCGAGCTCAAGCAGGAGTAAGGAGAAGGTCGATGTAGCCCTTGTAACTGGTACCGTTTCAACGCAGAGAGATCTCGAAGTTCTTAGGGAGGCTAGGAATAGGAGTGAGTACCTGATAGCCCTGGGAACCTGCGCAACCCACGGTAGCGTTCAAGGGAGCGTTGAGAATGCGAAGGAGGCATTTAGACGAATATACGGACATGTTAAGGGGCCGACGAAAGTTCTCGAGCCAAGGCCAATAACTGAGTACGTCCCCGTTGACTTCGCAATTCCGGGATGTCCATACAATAAGGAGGAAATGTTCCAGGTTTTGATGAACCTAGCAAGGGGAGTGGAGCCAGTTGCAAAGGACTACCCTGTCTGCCTTGAGTGCAAGCTCAACGAGTACGAGTGCGTCCTCTTGAAGAAGGGTATCCCATGTCTTGGACCTGTAACGGCTGGAGGGTGCAATGCCCAGTGTCCAGCCCTGGGGTTAGGATGCATAGGGTGTAGGGGGCCTTCAATGGATGCAAACGTTCCTGGACTCGTTGAGGTTCTGAAGGAGATCCTGCCAGAGGAAGAAATTGCAAGGAAGCTTAGGACGTTCACGAGGTGGTAGTCATGATAATAGAGCTTGACGAATTCACAAGGGTTGAAGGAATAGGAAAAGCCGAGATAGTTATTGAAGATGGAACGGTTAAGGAAGCGAGGGTTAAGATACTCGAGGGGCCAAGATTTTTTGAAGTCCTAACGTTGGGGAGGAGCTACTGGGATGTCCCCGATCTTGAAGCAAGGATATGTGCGATCTGCTATATATCCCACTCAATAGCATCGGTGAGAGCAATAGAAAATGCTCTTGGGATAGAAGTTCCATCCACAGTTGAGAAGTTAAGGGAGCTAGCCCTGTGGGGGGAGATAATAGAGAGCCACGCCCTACACCTCTACCTATTGGCGTTGCCTGATGTTTTCGGATATCCTGATGCAATCTCAATGGTCTCAAGGCACGGAGAGCTAATAAAG encodes the following:
- a CDS encoding AAA family ATPase translates to MILKRITMKNFLSHKDTKIDFPLGVTVFIGPNGAGKTSIIDAIFVALFNTPPRGDKFDDIIYRGEREAKIELEFEEGGIPYKIVWRRKKGRSSPTYELYRLDRNMLIAHGVKAVKKEVENIIGIEKDSAVNSILIRQGEITSLLDQAPAKRKEIIGKLLGLDRLETAWKTMNEVINYFKEELREYEEYEFEYSYKTKELQQKTEELQRLSREIETLKKQIVTLEEKLENMQQIKDSLENKKKRYEELTKDIVILQVKIKQTKEKVEKLKSELAEAEKAKELAEKLESEVKKLSLLEQLKDILAKLDSLNQQKEALERELDKINRLEQEIRDTEDKYRQYVEIEEKIKEIEDEVSILQPKRQDKVQIEETIKRVEDQIKALNEEFQQVLTELNKYKIELSAIPKEYEAKTPAEIDSEIAGEKAKIEQLKKEIERQIRELEKAKSAKEEAEKLKPLVDLLEKLKQLWEIRSKIDSLSKDLEHLNRILQDINEKKSELEKSRDGYEEYLLLEKEIESLEKQKSELLSYRSEVQKLQAMIDEKKKQLQILQGDANKLEAEIKMYLNEITPEAKQQKITEIQQQIKQLKGELLQKRNKIAEFKSRIKEIEEYLNILGDANECPVCHQKLTPEHRQKVKDEFSAEKAEKEKMIQQLESETLTLEEEIEKLEDLLITIEKLDVKRYLEYQKKIQEISTELKKLEEKLSQAEEKVNMLKHLEEVLLQKLQRKKEVEPDYWGYLSAEEELKSLLKKYPEEKIKEQYKGIEEELAEYHQKESALIEAIGQLPENLESEIKALEEKKEQFIQLKTKAQRIPIIEDDISKLKQEIHEIETWKIPMLLAIKKLLLEKALRELNEDISRLNEKLKLILKDIEHLEELESQLQELKNQLETLKEDYQRYIAASNALKQERSKSLVLEELEEIHKKILDLTKEEEALVSNI
- the shyD gene encoding NAD(P)-dependent hydrogenase/sulfhydrogenase 2 subunit delta, with amino-acid sequence MKLAIFELTDCGGCALNVLFLYDRLFDILEFYEIVEFHMASSSRSKEKVDVALVTGTVSTQRDLEVLREARNRSEYLIALGTCATHGSVQGSVENAKEAFRRIYGHVKGPTKVLEPRPITEYVPVDFAIPGCPYNKEEMFQVLMNLARGVEPVAKDYPVCLECKLNEYECVLLKKGIPCLGPVTAGGCNAQCPALGLGCIGCRGPSMDANVPGLVEVLKEILPEEEIARKLRTFTRW
- a CDS encoding AAA family ATPase — translated: MKEAYIRATEKSKDIDSIKEELKKEELELESLMKELDSKNKELKDLAYSQEEFEKIQKEVQNLSAEVSRLKGTLSEKIQQKEKLETEIKELLHDITELEKQLQKIEKIRKFIADLERIRGAYHKDGVQKLLRKKIAPVISELATNYIESFNMDITDIYLSEDFDISVTKNSVDVPISLLSGGEKVAVALSLRLAIARVLARRLSVVIMDEPTTHLDEERRRDLVEILGKFFKAENTVPQIIIVTHHRELEDVADTVYLVQKVDGISKVIESSSL
- the gltA gene encoding NADPH-dependent glutamate synthase — protein: MPKLIKERVPTPERSPEERIKDFKEVNLGYTWELALKEAERCLQCPKNYAPCIKGCPVNIDIPGFIGALRKYRDDPDRAVREALKIIWACNSLPAITGRVCPQEEQCEGVCVVGKVGDAVNIGKLERFVADYAREHGIEENLLREQVGEIERNGKKVAVIGAGPAGLTCAAELAKMGYEVTIFEALHKPGGVLIYGIPEFRLPKEIVERELAKLKELGVKIETNVLVGKTITFEELREEFDAIFIGTGAGTPRIFPWPGVNLNGIYSANEFLTRVNLMKAYEFPEYDTPIKVGKKVAVIGGGNTAMDAARSALRLGAEVWILYRRTRKEMTAREEEIKHAEEEGVNFMFLVSPKRFIGDENGNLKAIELEKMKLGEPDESGRRRPIPTGETVTMEFDTAIIAIGQTPNKIFYQSVPGLKVDKWGRIIVDENLMTSIPGVFAGGDAIRGEATVILAMGDGRKAAKAIHEYLSSSS
- the shyC gene encoding NAD(P)-dependent hydrogenase/sulfhydrogenase 2 subunit gamma, yielding MNPYQSYDAKIIEIRELTSREKLFTLRFTDREVEEGFTFKPGQFVIVDLRGYGEFPISLCSPPTRKPIQLCIRRAGRLTRFIHKFGEGDSVGIRGPYGNGFPLEKMEGANLILVAGGLGMAPLRSVLWYAIDTGKFEKIYLFYGTKSYEDILFRDEIIYLLKHGEKLNCHVKLAYEVETPSCIYLEKGFSEKVCKGVVTDLFRGEEFDVNNSYALICGPPVMYKFVIRELLDRGLSPGRIYMTLERRMKCGIGKCGHCVVGTSVSMKYICKDGPVFTYWDALSTRGLI
- the shyB gene encoding NAD(P)-dependent hydrogenase/sulfhydrogenase 2 subunit beta, which codes for MRYVKLSAENFSPFFEALKELGKIYGPVKRNSTYTFVQVDNVKELSLDYTRTILPPKKFFVKPRDKLFRLKKENWEDIKDGESFVLFGVHSCDIHGLKILDKVYLGDPPDPYYKSRRENAFIVGISCMPDEYCFCKSLGTDFAMDGFDLFLHELPDGWLVRVGSVKGHEVVWENQELFEEVTEEDLKHFKEFEEKRAKAFKRSLNKEGLADILDLAFNSQVWKKYAEKCLGCGNCTLVCPTCRCYEVCDNWIRAYEAVRERRYDSCFMPTHGLVAGGHNFRPTRLDRFRHRYYCKSYFDPSAGFNCVGCGRCDEFCPARIEHVRVLEEVREGLL
- a CDS encoding sulfide/dihydroorotate dehydrogenase-like FAD/NAD-binding protein; translation: MYKILRKERLAPGINLFEIEAPRVAKHAKPGQFVIVRLHEKGERIPLTIADVDISKGSVTIVVQEVGKTTHELGTYNEGDYILDFLGPLGKPSHIDKFGTVVMVGGGVGVAEIYPVAKAMKEAGNYVISILGFRTRDLVFWEEKLREVSDEVIVTTNDGSYGMKGFTTHALQKLIDEGRKIDLVHAVGPVVMMKAVAELTKPYGIKTVASLNPIMVDGTGMCGACRVTVGGEIKFACVDGPEFDAHLVDWDELMKRLTYYRDLELISFEKWKRERGMI